The proteins below are encoded in one region of Pseudomonas putida S13.1.2:
- the parE gene encoding DNA topoisomerase IV subunit B — protein MANPSASAYNADAIEVLSGLDPVRKRPGMYTDTSRPNHLAQEVIDNSVDEALAGHARSVQVILHADHSLEVSDDGRGMPVDIHPEEGVSGVELILTKLHAGGKFSNKNYQFSGGLHGVGISVVNALSTQVRVRVKRDGNEYQMTFADGFKASELEVVGSVGKRNTGTSVYFSPDPKYFDSPKFSISRLKHVLKAKAVLCPGLLVSFEDKASGEKVEWHYEDGLRSYLVDAVSEFQRLPDEPFCGSLAGNKEAADWALLWLPEGGDSVQESYVNLIPTAQGGTHVNGLRQGLLDAMREFCEFRNLLPRGVKLAPEDVWERISFVLSMKMQEPQFSGQTKERLSSREAAAFVSGVVKDAFSLWLNAHPELGMQLAELAISNAGRRLKASKKVERKRITQGPALPGKLADCAGQDPMRAELFLVEGDSAGGSAKQARDKEYQAILPLRGKILNTWEVDGGEVLASQEVHNIAVAIGVDPGATDLAQLRYGKVCILADADSDGLHIATLLCALFVQHFRALVEAGHVYVAMPPLYRIDLGKEIYYALDEAERDGILDRLVAEKKRGKPQVTRFKGLGEMNPPQLRETTMDPNTRRLVQLTLDDVEATCELMDKLLAKKRAGDRKSWLETKGNLAEVMV, from the coding sequence ATGGCCAATCCCAGCGCTAGCGCCTATAACGCAGACGCCATCGAAGTCCTCTCGGGCCTTGACCCGGTCCGCAAGCGGCCGGGCATGTACACCGATACCAGCCGCCCCAACCACCTGGCCCAGGAAGTCATCGACAACAGTGTCGACGAAGCCCTGGCCGGCCACGCCCGTTCGGTGCAGGTCATCCTGCATGCCGACCACTCGCTGGAAGTCAGCGACGATGGCCGCGGCATGCCAGTGGACATCCACCCGGAAGAAGGCGTGTCCGGGGTCGAGCTGATCCTTACCAAGCTGCACGCCGGCGGCAAGTTCTCCAACAAGAACTACCAGTTCTCCGGTGGTTTGCACGGTGTGGGTATCTCGGTGGTCAACGCCCTGTCGACCCAGGTGCGCGTGCGCGTCAAGCGTGACGGCAACGAATACCAGATGACCTTCGCCGATGGCTTCAAGGCCAGCGAGCTGGAAGTGGTCGGCTCGGTCGGCAAGCGCAACACCGGCACCAGCGTCTACTTCAGCCCAGACCCCAAGTACTTCGACTCGCCCAAGTTCTCCATCAGCCGCCTCAAGCATGTGCTCAAGGCCAAGGCCGTGCTGTGCCCCGGCCTGCTGGTCAGCTTCGAAGACAAGGCCAGCGGCGAGAAGGTCGAGTGGCACTATGAAGACGGCCTGCGTTCGTACCTGGTCGATGCGGTCAGCGAGTTCCAGCGCCTGCCTGACGAGCCGTTCTGCGGCAGCCTGGCGGGCAACAAGGAAGCCGCAGACTGGGCGTTGCTGTGGTTGCCAGAAGGCGGCGACAGCGTCCAGGAAAGCTACGTCAACCTGATCCCCACTGCGCAGGGCGGCACCCATGTCAATGGCCTGCGTCAGGGCCTGCTGGATGCCATGCGTGAGTTCTGCGAGTTCCGCAATCTGCTGCCGCGCGGCGTGAAGCTGGCGCCAGAGGATGTCTGGGAGCGCATCTCTTTCGTGCTTTCGATGAAAATGCAGGAGCCGCAGTTCTCCGGGCAGACCAAAGAGCGCCTGTCGTCGCGCGAGGCGGCTGCCTTTGTTTCCGGCGTGGTCAAGGACGCCTTCAGCCTGTGGCTCAATGCCCACCCCGAGCTGGGCATGCAACTGGCAGAGCTGGCCATCAGCAACGCCGGGCGCCGCCTCAAGGCCAGCAAGAAGGTCGAGCGCAAGCGCATTACCCAGGGCCCGGCACTGCCGGGCAAGCTGGCCGATTGCGCCGGCCAGGACCCGATGCGTGCCGAACTGTTCCTGGTCGAGGGTGACTCGGCAGGTGGCTCGGCCAAGCAGGCACGGGACAAGGAGTACCAGGCGATCCTGCCGCTGCGCGGCAAGATCCTCAACACCTGGGAAGTGGACGGTGGCGAAGTCCTGGCCAGCCAGGAGGTGCACAACATCGCCGTGGCCATCGGTGTCGACCCGGGTGCCACAGACCTGGCGCAACTGCGCTACGGCAAAGTCTGCATCCTTGCCGACGCCGACTCCGACGGCCTGCACATCGCCACGCTGCTGTGCGCGCTGTTCGTCCAGCACTTCCGCGCGCTGGTGGAAGCCGGGCATGTGTACGTGGCCATGCCGCCGCTGTACCGCATCGACCTGGGCAAGGAAATCTACTACGCCCTCGACGAAGCCGAGCGTGACGGCATCCTCGACCGCCTGGTGGCCGAGAAGAAACGCGGCAAACCGCAGGTCACCCGCTTCAAGGGCCTGGGTGAAATGAACCCGCCGCAGCTGCGTGAAACCACCATGGACCCGAACACCCGGCGCCTGGTGCAGCTGACCCTGGATGACGTCGAGGCCACCTGCGAGCTGATGGACAAGCTGCTGGCCAAGAAACGCGCCGGTGACCGCAAGAGCTGGCTGGAAACCAAAGGCAACCTGGCCGAGGTCATGGTTTGA
- a CDS encoding esterase-like activity of phytase family protein, which yields MIRHVLAVCLALVALPALAGNWPELKLSAEHPIDGMRGGNLSGLAQCRGGLWGVSDRDDDRIYRFDQQNPTWRAQPLTFTSPPPPESGLPWGLKSRNWAASYIRGGELDFEGITCDQAGNLYLASEAHAAVLQLPVQGEPDWLKIDPAMVRQARASGMLLNFNALFEGLAINPAGDRLWLAAERERRGLVAIERQQSVWTCGRSCVLLSEAGVEMQPAQMPNARALSRDFADLAWFEGKLFTLERNAYRVCRRDADSGKVERCWSFAADALVEARRYPQPFGLAEALVIDAKGAWIGLDNNNGARADGETRPIVWRFEAPEGGWSAKP from the coding sequence TTGATTCGGCACGTTCTTGCCGTTTGCCTTGCGTTGGTTGCCTTGCCCGCCCTGGCCGGTAACTGGCCGGAGCTGAAGCTCAGTGCCGAGCACCCGATCGACGGCATGCGCGGTGGCAACCTGTCCGGCCTGGCGCAATGCCGGGGCGGGCTGTGGGGTGTGTCCGACCGCGACGACGACCGCATCTACCGCTTCGACCAGCAGAACCCGACCTGGCGCGCGCAACCGCTGACCTTTACCTCGCCACCGCCGCCGGAAAGCGGCCTGCCGTGGGGCCTCAAGTCGCGCAATTGGGCGGCGTCCTACATTCGCGGGGGGGAGCTGGACTTTGAAGGCATCACCTGTGACCAGGCGGGTAACCTGTACCTGGCAAGCGAAGCCCATGCCGCCGTGTTGCAGTTGCCGGTGCAAGGCGAGCCGGACTGGTTGAAAATCGACCCGGCCATGGTGCGGCAGGCCCGCGCCAGTGGCATGCTGCTGAACTTCAATGCCCTGTTCGAAGGCCTGGCGATCAACCCGGCGGGCGACCGCCTGTGGCTGGCCGCCGAACGCGAGCGCCGTGGCCTGGTGGCCATCGAGCGCCAGCAATCGGTGTGGACCTGCGGACGCAGCTGTGTGCTGCTGAGCGAGGCCGGGGTCGAGATGCAGCCTGCGCAAATGCCCAACGCCCGGGCACTGTCGCGCGACTTTGCCGACCTGGCCTGGTTCGAGGGCAAGCTGTTCACCCTCGAACGCAATGCCTACCGGGTCTGTCGGCGGGATGCCGACAGCGGCAAGGTCGAGCGCTGCTGGTCGTTTGCGGCCGATGCCCTGGTCGAGGCGCGCCGCTACCCGCAACCGTTCGGCCTGGCCGAAGCCCTTGTGATCGATGCCAAGGGCGCCTGGATCGGCCTGGACAACAACAACGGCGCCCGCGCCGATGGCGAGACGCGCCCGATCGTCTGGCGCTTCGAGGCACCGGAAGGTGGCTGGAGCGCCAAGCCATGA
- a CDS encoding retropepsin-like aspartic protease family protein — translation MSQAPGKRAGRVLMIVAWAAALFLATRFFGQWEDSQRNPNAQVQSEHGDGFVEVRLLGNGQGHFMVDGAINGQVVHFMLDTGATDVAIPEALARGLNLERGSPVLLSTANGRTEGYRTRLASLQLGDIRLQDVRAIVVPGLDGQTVLLGMSALKQLEFTQRGGTMLLRQNLK, via the coding sequence ATGAGCCAGGCGCCGGGCAAGCGGGCGGGCAGGGTACTGATGATCGTCGCCTGGGCGGCGGCGCTGTTCCTTGCCACGCGCTTTTTCGGCCAGTGGGAAGACAGCCAGCGCAACCCCAATGCCCAGGTGCAGTCCGAGCATGGCGACGGCTTTGTCGAAGTGCGCCTGCTGGGCAACGGCCAGGGCCACTTCATGGTGGATGGCGCGATCAACGGCCAGGTGGTGCATTTCATGCTCGACACCGGCGCCACCGATGTGGCGATCCCCGAGGCGTTGGCCCGTGGCCTGAACCTTGAACGCGGCAGCCCGGTGCTGCTCAGTACCGCCAATGGCCGCACCGAAGGCTACCGCACACGCCTGGCCAGCCTGCAGCTGGGCGATATCCGCCTGCAGGATGTGCGCGCCATCGTGGTGCCGGGGCTGGACGGGCAAACCGTATTGCTGGGCATGAGTGCCCTGAAACAACTTGAATTTACCCAGCGCGGCGGCACCATGCTGCTACGCCAGAACCTGAAATGA
- the parC gene encoding DNA topoisomerase IV subunit A, with the protein MSDSLELSLDGVERRSLADFTEQAYLNYSMYVIMDRALPHIGDGLKPVQRRIVYAMSELGLDADAKHKKSARTVGDVLGKFHPHGDSACYEAMVLMAQPFSYRYTLVDGQGNWGAPDDPKSFAAMRYTEARLSRYAEVLLSEVGQGTVDWVPNFDGTLQEPAVLPARLPNILLNGTTGIAVGMATDVPPHNLREVASACVRLLDEPKATIEQLCEHIQGPDYPTEAEIITPRAEILKMYESGRGSIRMRAVYRVEDGDIVVTALPHQVSGAKVLEQIAAQMQAKKLPMVADLRDESDHENPCRIVIIPRSNRVDADELMQHLFATTDLESSYRVNVNIIGLDGRPQLKNLRAILVEWLEFRTNTVRRRLQHRLDKVERRLHLLDGLLTAFLNLDEVIHIIRTEEHPKQALIARFELSEIQAEYILETRLRQLARLEEMKIRGEQDELLKEQAKLQALLGSEAKLRKLVRSELIKDAETYGDARRSPIVERVEAKALSENELMPTEPVTVVLSEKGWVRCAKGHDIDATGLSYKAGDGFKAAAAGRSNQFAVLIDSTGRSYSVAAHSLPSARGQGEPLTGRLTPPPGATFECVLLPEDDALYVVASDAGYGFVVKGEDLQAKNKAGKGLLSLPNGAKVMTPRPVANREQDWLAAVTTEGRLLVFKVSDLPQLGKGKGNKIIGVPGDRVASREEFVTDLAVIAEGATLVLQAGKRTLSLKADDLEHYKGERGRRGSKLPRGFQRVDGLQVEVPA; encoded by the coding sequence ATGAGCGACTCACTGGAACTCAGCCTGGACGGCGTCGAACGCCGCTCGCTGGCTGACTTCACCGAACAGGCCTACCTCAACTATTCCATGTACGTGATCATGGACCGCGCCTTGCCGCACATCGGCGATGGCCTGAAGCCGGTGCAGCGACGCATCGTCTATGCCATGAGCGAGTTGGGGCTCGATGCCGATGCCAAGCACAAGAAGTCGGCGCGTACCGTCGGTGACGTGCTCGGCAAGTTCCACCCCCACGGCGACTCGGCCTGCTACGAGGCCATGGTGCTGATGGCGCAACCGTTCAGCTACCGCTACACCCTGGTCGACGGCCAGGGTAACTGGGGTGCGCCGGACGATCCGAAGTCGTTTGCCGCCATGCGTTATACCGAGGCGCGGCTGTCACGCTACGCCGAAGTGCTGCTCAGCGAAGTTGGCCAAGGTACCGTGGATTGGGTACCGAACTTTGACGGTACCCTGCAGGAGCCAGCCGTGCTGCCGGCGCGCCTGCCCAACATCCTGCTCAACGGTACCACCGGTATCGCCGTGGGCATGGCGACCGACGTGCCGCCGCACAACCTGCGTGAAGTGGCCAGCGCCTGCGTGCGCCTGCTCGACGAGCCAAAGGCCACCATCGAGCAATTGTGCGAACACATCCAGGGGCCGGATTACCCCACCGAGGCGGAAATCATCACGCCACGGGCAGAAATCCTCAAGATGTACGAAAGCGGCCGCGGCTCGATCCGCATGCGTGCCGTTTACCGCGTCGAGGATGGCGACATCGTTGTGACTGCACTGCCGCACCAGGTCTCCGGGGCCAAGGTGCTGGAGCAGATTGCCGCACAGATGCAGGCCAAGAAACTGCCGATGGTGGCGGACCTGCGTGACGAATCCGATCACGAGAACCCGTGCCGCATCGTCATCATCCCGCGCTCCAACCGTGTGGATGCCGACGAACTGATGCAGCACCTGTTCGCCACCACCGACCTGGAGAGCAGCTACCGGGTCAACGTCAATATCATTGGCCTGGACGGCCGCCCGCAGTTGAAGAACCTGCGTGCAATATTGGTTGAATGGCTGGAGTTTCGTACCAACACTGTTCGCCGCCGGCTGCAGCATCGCCTGGACAAGGTAGAAAGGCGCCTGCACCTGCTGGATGGTTTGCTCACCGCATTCCTCAACCTGGATGAAGTGATCCACATCATCCGTACCGAGGAGCACCCCAAGCAGGCCCTGATTGCCCGCTTCGAACTGAGCGAAATCCAGGCTGAGTACATCCTCGAGACCCGCCTGCGTCAGCTGGCGCGCCTGGAAGAGATGAAAATCCGCGGTGAGCAGGACGAACTGCTCAAGGAACAAGCCAAGCTGCAAGCGCTGCTGGGCAGCGAGGCCAAGCTACGCAAGCTGGTGCGCAGCGAACTGATCAAGGACGCCGAAACCTACGGCGACGCGCGCCGTTCGCCCATCGTCGAGCGCGTCGAAGCCAAGGCCCTGTCGGAAAACGAGCTGATGCCGACCGAGCCGGTCACCGTGGTGCTGTCGGAGAAGGGCTGGGTGCGTTGCGCCAAAGGCCACGACATCGACGCCACCGGTTTGTCGTACAAGGCCGGCGATGGCTTCAAGGCCGCGGCAGCCGGGCGTTCCAACCAGTTTGCCGTGCTCATCGACTCTACGGGCCGCAGCTACTCGGTGGCGGCTCACAGCTTGCCCTCGGCACGTGGTCAGGGCGAGCCGCTGACCGGCCGCCTGACGCCACCGCCAGGGGCCACCTTCGAGTGTGTGCTGTTGCCGGAGGACGACGCGCTGTACGTGGTTGCCTCGGATGCGGGCTACGGCTTCGTGGTCAAGGGTGAAGACTTGCAGGCCAAGAACAAGGCCGGCAAGGGTTTGCTCAGCCTGCCTAACGGCGCCAAGGTCATGACCCCGCGCCCGGTGGCCAATCGCGAGCAGGACTGGCTGGCAGCCGTGACCACTGAAGGCCGCCTGCTGGTGTTCAAGGTCAGCGACTTGCCGCAGCTGGGCAAGGGCAAGGGCAACAAGATCATTGGCGTGCCGGGCGACCGGGTCGCCAGCCGTGAAGAATTTGTCACCGATCTGGCCGTGATTGCCGAAGGCGCGACCCTTGTATTGCAAGCCGGCAAGCGTACCCTGTCTCTGAAAGCGGACGACCTGGAGCATTACAAGGGCGAGCGCGGACGGCGAGGCAGCAAGCTGCCACGCGGCTTCCAGCGCGTCGATGGGTTGCAGGTGGAAGTGCCGGCGTAA
- a CDS encoding PqiC family protein translates to MKLLRLPFALLMTGLLGLGGCTMHQPVALYQLDSGDPGQPSQSAGMAVVLGPVSVADYLQRETFLQRQADGSLSAATDGRWAGSLSSDIDQLLVRQLAWRLDSQRVVLAPATAGFSPDVQVLLSITRLDSGKNQPAILDAQWRLLDRRGHVRDNRIVHLEQQHEGTESSQVQAQGQLLQKLAEQLSTAVKPLANQPAIAEEAPKKPAAPVQVKKGPEKSKIPMASPIRTDMEVYRF, encoded by the coding sequence ATGAAACTTCTGCGCCTTCCATTTGCGCTGTTGATGACTGGCCTGCTGGGCCTTGGCGGGTGCACCATGCATCAGCCGGTTGCCCTGTACCAGCTCGACAGTGGTGATCCTGGCCAGCCGTCGCAGAGTGCGGGCATGGCCGTGGTACTCGGCCCGGTATCGGTGGCCGATTACCTGCAGCGTGAGACGTTCCTGCAGCGTCAAGCCGACGGCAGCCTGAGCGCGGCCACTGACGGCCGTTGGGCGGGCAGCCTTTCGTCGGATATCGACCAGCTGCTGGTGCGTCAACTGGCCTGGCGCCTGGACAGCCAGCGCGTTGTGCTGGCCCCGGCGACCGCTGGCTTCAGCCCGGACGTGCAGGTGCTGTTGTCGATCACGCGCCTGGACTCGGGCAAAAACCAGCCGGCCATCCTGGATGCCCAGTGGCGTCTGCTGGACCGCCGTGGCCATGTGCGTGACAACCGTATCGTTCACCTCGAGCAGCAGCATGAGGGTACCGAGTCGTCGCAGGTGCAGGCCCAGGGCCAATTGCTGCAGAAGTTGGCCGAACAGCTGAGCACAGCGGTGAAACCGCTGGCAAACCAGCCGGCGATTGCCGAAGAAGCACCGAAAAAGCCCGCTGCACCGGTGCAGGTCAAAAAGGGGCCGGAGAAATCCAAGATTCCGATGGCCTCGCCGATTCGCACCGACATGGAAGTTTATCGGTTCTGA
- a CDS encoding AhpA/YtjB family protein, with translation MNRPTPVKPDNFFLMIYRALSQRRVPLALRIACTNIFLVALALVIYACVMGLQFKQAMHEQADALGQSLTTQTATSATELLVSNDILSLNVLLGNLVKNPLVAHAAIYSVDNRILAEAGQRPRNSLLGEAEGLYQTKITFQDVTAGQLRISLDMSQFQQPMLISLQSMGIMAAILLALALSLSLRQGRHITLPLLQLRVWLRDPQPYTPATDRQDEIGDIARQLHARLAPPPPPEPELEEEDDEHFDDFQDAAPAPKAAPRPKVAALAEEEDDEAFAGLMDDDSAPKAAPVESDEPQYSAVLAVQLGSQEQLRRLPRTRLTELTERYRDCLEHAASLYDGETHTLNDGSTLVLFHSRDCGEDYLTNAICCGELLRALGHALQIEVADSGITLQLQLGLVLGNDLQGLELVDLLMAEKAQDALALSQHSRNLLLVERQISDDALIRQRARIRPIASPEGACCVERLMEPYPSMLERQLARMHERRA, from the coding sequence GTGAACCGGCCCACGCCCGTCAAACCAGACAATTTCTTCCTGATGATCTATCGTGCCCTGAGTCAACGCCGCGTGCCGCTGGCACTGCGCATCGCTTGCACCAACATCTTCCTGGTCGCGCTGGCGCTGGTGATCTATGCCTGCGTGATGGGCCTGCAGTTCAAGCAGGCCATGCACGAGCAGGCCGATGCCCTTGGCCAGAGCCTGACCACCCAGACCGCCACCTCGGCGACCGAGCTGCTGGTGTCCAACGACATCCTCAGTCTCAACGTGCTGCTGGGCAACCTGGTGAAAAACCCGCTGGTAGCCCACGCGGCCATCTACAGCGTGGACAACCGCATCCTCGCCGAGGCCGGCCAGCGCCCGCGCAACAGCCTGCTGGGCGAGGCCGAGGGCCTGTACCAGACCAAGATCACCTTCCAGGACGTGACGGCCGGGCAACTGCGCATCAGCCTGGACATGAGCCAGTTCCAGCAGCCGATGCTGATCAGCCTGCAGAGCATGGGGATCATGGCAGCCATCCTGCTGGCCCTGGCCCTCAGCCTGAGCCTGCGACAGGGCCGCCACATCACCCTGCCGCTGCTGCAATTGCGGGTGTGGCTGCGAGACCCGCAGCCCTATACCCCGGCCACCGACCGCCAGGATGAGATCGGCGACATCGCCCGCCAGTTGCATGCGCGCCTGGCCCCGCCGCCACCGCCGGAGCCAGAGCTGGAGGAAGAGGACGACGAGCATTTCGACGACTTCCAGGACGCAGCGCCGGCCCCCAAGGCCGCACCGCGCCCCAAGGTTGCCGCATTGGCCGAGGAAGAGGACGACGAAGCCTTCGCCGGCCTGATGGACGACGACAGTGCGCCCAAAGCCGCCCCGGTCGAGTCTGACGAGCCTCAGTACAGCGCCGTACTAGCCGTGCAACTGGGCTCGCAAGAGCAACTGCGCCGCCTGCCGCGCACCCGCCTGACCGAGCTGACCGAACGCTACCGCGATTGCCTGGAGCATGCTGCCTCGCTCTATGACGGTGAAACCCACACGCTCAACGACGGCAGCACCCTGGTACTGTTCCACAGCCGCGACTGTGGCGAGGACTACCTGACCAACGCCATCTGCTGCGGCGAGCTGCTGCGCGCCCTGGGCCATGCCCTGCAGATCGAAGTGGCCGACAGCGGCATCACCCTTCAGCTGCAACTGGGCCTGGTCCTGGGCAACGACCTGCAAGGGCTGGAGCTGGTAGACCTGCTGATGGCCGAAAAGGCCCAGGATGCCCTGGCACTGTCGCAGCACAGCCGCAACCTGTTGCTGGTGGAGCGGCAGATCAGCGATGACGCGCTGATTCGCCAGCGCGCCCGCATTCGCCCGATTGCCAGCCCTGAGGGTGCCTGCTGTGTGGAGCGCTTGATGGAGCCTTACCCGTCGATGCTGGAACGGCAGCTGGCCCGCATGCACGAGCGCCGCGCCTGA
- the serB gene encoding phosphoserine phosphatase SerB: MREIVLINITGEDRPGLTAAITGVLLQGGVSILDIGLAVMHGTLSFGILVDIPDNEVATALLQSVQAKAHELNLQARYTPISEADYQHWADGQGEARHIVTLLSRKITPEQLQRVSAVISQYGLTIERIERLSARVALDAETDKGKAAIEISVRGAPSDAQALRADFFALAEALSIDIAFQKDDLFRRNRRLAVFDMDSTLIEAEVIDELAKAAGVGEQVAAITERAMRGELDFRASFKERMALLKGLDVGVLDEIGASLRLTEGAENLFAELKRLGYKTAILSGGFTYFARQVQARLGIDYVFANELEVVDGKVTGVAVEPIVDAQRKAELLQQLASEEGLQLEQTIAVGDGANDLPMLSLAGLGVAFRAKPLVRQSAKQAISTLGLDGVLYLLGLRDRDARG, from the coding sequence GTGCGCGAAATCGTCCTGATCAACATCACCGGTGAGGACCGTCCCGGTCTCACTGCGGCTATCACCGGCGTCCTGCTGCAGGGCGGTGTGAGCATCCTCGACATCGGCCTGGCGGTCATGCACGGCACTTTGTCGTTCGGTATCCTGGTCGACATCCCTGACAACGAAGTGGCTACCGCCCTGCTGCAAAGCGTGCAGGCCAAGGCCCATGAACTGAACCTGCAGGCCCGCTACACGCCGATTTCCGAGGCGGACTACCAGCACTGGGCTGACGGCCAGGGCGAAGCGCGCCATATCGTCACCCTGCTTAGCCGCAAGATCACCCCCGAGCAATTGCAGCGGGTGAGTGCGGTGATCAGCCAGTACGGCCTCACCATCGAGCGCATCGAGCGTTTGTCGGCGCGCGTGGCGCTGGATGCCGAAACCGACAAGGGCAAAGCGGCCATCGAAATCTCCGTGCGCGGCGCGCCGAGCGATGCCCAGGCCCTGCGTGCCGACTTCTTTGCCCTGGCCGAAGCGCTGAGCATCGACATCGCCTTCCAGAAGGACGACCTGTTCCGCCGCAACCGCCGCCTGGCGGTGTTCGACATGGACTCGACGCTGATCGAAGCCGAAGTCATCGATGAACTGGCCAAGGCGGCCGGCGTGGGTGAGCAGGTGGCCGCGATCACCGAGCGCGCCATGCGCGGTGAGCTGGACTTCCGCGCCAGTTTCAAGGAGCGCATGGCGCTGCTCAAGGGCCTGGATGTGGGTGTGCTGGACGAAATCGGTGCCTCGCTGCGCCTGACCGAGGGTGCCGAAAACCTGTTCGCCGAGCTCAAGCGCCTGGGTTACAAGACCGCGATCCTGTCCGGTGGCTTTACCTACTTTGCCCGCCAGGTGCAGGCGCGCCTGGGTATCGACTATGTGTTCGCCAACGAGCTGGAAGTGGTCGACGGCAAGGTGACCGGTGTGGCTGTCGAGCCGATCGTCGATGCCCAGCGCAAGGCCGAGCTGCTGCAACAGCTGGCCAGTGAAGAAGGCTTGCAGCTGGAGCAGACCATCGCCGTGGGTGATGGCGCCAACGACCTGCCGATGCTGTCGCTGGCCGGCCTGGGCGTAGCGTTCCGCGCCAAGCCGCTGGTGCGCCAGTCGGCCAAGCAGGCGATTTCCACCCTGGGGCTGGATGGCGTGCTGTACCTGTTGGGCCTGCGCGACCGCGACGCCCGCGGCTGA